From a single Photobacterium gaetbulicola Gung47 genomic region:
- a CDS encoding putative tolR membrane protein (COG0848), translated as MSYQPKKRRVTCEINIVPYIDVMFVLLIIFMVTAPFITQGVDVDLPSTTTAKTAAELVGENNEKPPIIVEVDRDGHLGISVDDQEMQRGLGLNELLTRVRAELQLNPESTVLVGGDARAPYAYIIETLDALNQAGVGSVGLMTEPLEQ; from the coding sequence ATGTCTTATCAACCGAAAAAACGCAGGGTGACGTGTGAGATCAACATTGTGCCCTATATCGATGTGATGTTTGTACTGCTGATTATCTTCATGGTGACGGCGCCATTCATTACCCAGGGAGTTGATGTTGACTTACCGAGCACCACTACGGCCAAAACGGCGGCTGAGCTGGTCGGTGAGAATAACGAAAAGCCACCGATCATTGTGGAAGTGGACCGCGACGGGCATCTGGGCATCAGTGTGGATGATCAGGAGATGCAACGTGGTCTAGGCCTCAATGAACTTCTTACCCGTGTGCGTGCAGAGCTGCAGTTGAACCCCGAGTCGACGGTACTCGTCGGTGGGGATGCGCGTGCGCCATACGCCTACATTATCGAGACGCTGGATGCCCTAAACCAGGCCGGTGTTGGTTCGGTAGGTCTGATGACCGAACCTCTCGAACAATAA